A stretch of DNA from Streptomyces rubradiris:
CCGTGCCGTCGCCGCCGGTGACGGGGCAGGTCTCGGAGGGCACGAAGGCGAACCTCTCCTCGTAGGCCGCCCCGGGTTCGAGGACCAGCGAGGCGACCTCCAGCGAGGGGTCGGGCAGGGCCGTGGCCGCCTGGTCCCCCGCGGTGTGCCGTACGGCGCCGACCTTGGCCGGGTCCGCCGCGCCCTGGGCCGCGGTGGTGACGCTGCCCGGGCCGGACACCGTACAGGCCGTGCCGGAGACGTTGACGATGCGGAAGATGCCGGAGACCACGCCCGCGGAGTCGGGGGCGTTCACGGTGCCGCTCGCGGAGCCCAGCCGGTCCGGCGAGCACGCCGGGATGCCGGTGGCCGCGCTGGCCGAGGGTCCGGCGCCGCCGGGGGAGCCGGCGCGGTGGCCGTCCTCGTGGTCCTTCCCGCCGCCCTTGTCCGGCTTCTTGCCGGGCTTGGTCTTCGTACTCCCGGTGTCCTTCTCGCCGTCCTCGCCGACGGGGCCCTTGTCCTTGCCCTGGCCGGTGCCGCCCTGGGCCTGCGAGGTCTGGCCGGCCATGGCGGTGTTGGGGCCGGAGCCACCGGAGTTCGAGACGTGCACCAGGGCGGGGATCGCGGTGCCGACGAACAGGGCCGCCGCCGCCACGCCGACCACCGCCTGGCGCTTGCGGGCGCGGCGGGCGGGGATCGCCCGGCGCAGATGCTCCAGGGTGTCCCCGCGCGGCTCGATGTCCTCCACCGCCGAGTGCAGCAGGCGGCGCAAATCCGGCTCGTCCGCGTCGGGTCCGAAGAGGCCGTCCGGTGAGTCGGTGACCGGGCCGGGCCTTGCGGGGCCCGTGCCGTCGGGGCCGTGGTTCACAGTTCCGTTCCCAGCGTGCGTTGGCGTGTGCGGTTGCCCGTCGCGGCGTGCCGGCTCGTGCCAGGCGCGGGGCTCGTGACGTTCATGGGGGTCGCCCCCTTCGGCGTGGTCGCTCATGCCGGTGTCCTCATGGCCACCCGCAGCGCGGCGATGCCGCGCGAGCCGTACGCCTTCACCGAGCCGAGGGATATGCCGAGCGTCTCGGCGACCTGGGCCTCGGTCATGTCCGCGAAGTACCGCAGCACGAGCACCTCGCGCTGGCGGCGCTGGAGGCCCTTCATCGCCTTGATGAGGTCCCGGCGCTCCAGCTGGTCGTAGGCGCCCTCCTCCGCGCTCGCGGCGTCGGGCATCGGCTTGGAGAGCAGCTTCAGGCCGAGGATGCGGCGGCGCAGCGTGGACCGGGAGAGGTTGACGACCGTCTGCCGCAGGTAGGCGAGGGTCTTCTCGGGGTCGCGGACGCGTCGGCGGGCCGAGTGGACGCGGATGAACGCCTCCTGGACGACGTCCTCGCAGGAGGCGGTGTCGTCGAGGAGGAGCGCGGCGAGACCCAGCAGCGAGCGGTAGTGCGCCCGGTAGGTCTCGGTGAGGTGGTCGACGGTGGTCCCGGCGGCCTCGGCCGTCACGGCGCCCGGAGTCTCCTCGGCGCCGTCACGCTGACTGGGTATGCGGGCGGGCCGCGCTGCGGGCATGGGCGCGATCACCGGCATGCCGCCGGACGTGCGGGGCCGGAGCGCCGGACGCGGCCGCAGGGCCGCGCCGCCGGGGGCCACACTGAGTTCGAGTACCTCTGCCACGCCAGTTGGACACGCCTCCCCCCTCGGGGGTTGTACGTGCCGGGCGTCACATGTGCGACAACCGGCCGTGCCTCAAGTGCCGTCATGCGTCCCGCTCTTCCCTTATGTCCCATTTGAACGGGCGTCCCCACGCCCCGATCACGGCGTCCCCACGCCAGGATCAACACGCCCCCAGGCCCCGCAAGGGTGACCGCAAAGACGCTCCCCGCCCTCCGTACGGTTGCGGAAGACGGGGAGTGAAATCCTCTGCTGCCAAGAGGGACGGTTCAAGGGAATTGGACCATGCTCCCGGCCACACTTCTTACGCGGATCCTACAAAGCCGTCACACCCGGCCGGCCGCCCCGGCCTCTTCCCCGTCGGCCGGCCCGGCGAGCAGCTCCGCGATCTGCACACAGTTCAGGGCGGCGCCCTTGCGCAGGTTGTCGCCGCACACGAAGAACTCCAGCGCGGCCGGATCGTCCAGGGCCCGGCGCAGCCGCCCGACCCAGGTCGGATCGGTGCCCACCACGTCGGCCGGGGTGGGGAACTCGCCGGCGGCCGGGTCGTCGCACAGCACCACGCCCGGCGCGGTCGCGAGGATCTCCCGGGCGCCGTCGACCGCGACCTCGCGCTGGAAGCGGGCGTGCACGGTCATCGAGTGCGTGGTGACCACCGGCACCTGGACGCAGGTCACCGCGACCGGCAGCGCGGCCAGGCCGAGGACCTTGCGGGACTCCTCGCGCACCGCCAGCTCCCGCGCCGACCAGCCGTCCGCCCGCGGCGGCCCGGCCCACGGCACGACGTTCAGCGCGACCGGCTCCGGGAACGGCCCGGCGGCGTCCCCGACGGCCCGCCTGAGGTCCCCCGGCTGCGTGCCCAGCTCGGTCCCGGCCACCAGGGCCAGCTGGGCCCGCAGGGCGTCCACCCCGGCCCGCCCGGCCCCGCTCGCCGCCTCGTACGACGACACCACCAGCTCGCGCAGGCCGTACTCGGCGTGCAGCGCGCCCAGGGCGACGATCATCGTCAGGGTGGTGCTGCCGGGGCTCGCGACGATCCCGCGCGGGCGGGAGCGCAGCGCGTGCGGATTGACCTCGGGCACCACGAGCGGCACGTCCGCGTCGGCCCGGAAGGCACCGGAGCGGTCGACGACGACCGCGCCGCGCGCGGCGGCGACCGGCGCCCAGGCGGCGGCGACCTCCTCGGGCACGTCGAACAGCGCGATGTCGACCCCGTCGAAGGCGTCCTCCGACAGGGCCGTGACCTCGACCTGCACCCCGCGCACGGTCAGCTTGCGGCCGGCCGAGCGCGCGGAGGCGATCAGCCGGATCTCGCCCCAGATGTCCGCGCGCTCGGACAGGATCCGGAGCATGACCGTGCCGACGGCCCCGGTCGCTCCCACGACCGCGAGCGTCGGCCCACCGGTCATCGGGCCGTACCCCGGCTCATCGGCCGGTGCCTCCGTAGACGACGGCCTCGTCGGAGTCGGAGTCGAGCCCGAAGGCGGTGTGCACGGCGCGGACGGCCTCGGGCACGTCGTCGGCGCGCGTGACGACCGAGATGCGGATCTCGGAGGTGGAGATCAGCTCGATGTTCACGCCCGCGTTGCTCAGCGCCTCGAAGAACGCGGCGGTGACGCCCGGGTTGGTCTTCATGCCGGCGCCGACCAGGGAGATCTTGCCGATCTGGTCGTCGTAGCGCAGCGAGTCGAAGCCGATGCCGGGGCGGTTCTTCTCCAGCGCGTCGATGGCCTTGCGGCCCTCGGTCTTCGGCAGGGTGAAGGAGATGTCCGTCAGCCCGGTGGAGGCGGCGGACACGTTCTGCACGACCATGTCGATGTTGACCTCGGCATCGGCGATGGTCCGGAAGATCGCGGCGGCCTCACCCGGCTTGTCCGGCACACCGACGACCGTGATCTTGGCCTCGGAGGTGTCGTGCGCGACACCGGAGATGATGGCCTGCTCCACCTTCTTGTCCCCAATCGGCTCACTGCTGACCCACGTGCCCTGCAGTCCGCTGAACGAGGACCGGACATGGATCGGGATGTTGTAACGGCGGGCGTACTCCACACAGCGGTGGAGCAGCACCTTGGACCCGGACGAGGCCAGCTCCAGCATGTCCTCGAAGGAGATCCAGTCGATCTTCCGGGCCTTCTTCACCACCCGCGGGTCGGCGGTGAACACGCCGTCGACGTCGGTGTAGATCTCGCAGACCTCGGCGTCCAGCGCGGCGGCCAGCGCC
This window harbors:
- a CDS encoding aspartate kinase, coding for MGLVVQKYGGSSVADAEGIKRVAKRIVEAKKNGNQVVVVVSAMGDTTDELIDLAEQVSPMPAGREFDMLLTAGERISMALLAMAIKNLGHEAQSFTGSQAGVITDSVHNKARIIDVTPGRIRTALDEGNIAIVAGFQGVSQDKKDITTLGRGGSDTTAVALAAALDAEVCEIYTDVDGVFTADPRVVKKARKIDWISFEDMLELASSGSKVLLHRCVEYARRYNIPIHVRSSFSGLQGTWVSSEPIGDKKVEQAIISGVAHDTSEAKITVVGVPDKPGEAAAIFRTIADAEVNIDMVVQNVSAASTGLTDISFTLPKTEGRKAIDALEKNRPGIGFDSLRYDDQIGKISLVGAGMKTNPGVTAAFFEALSNAGVNIELISTSEIRISVVTRADDVPEAVRAVHTAFGLDSDSDEAVVYGGTGR
- a CDS encoding aspartate-semialdehyde dehydrogenase, giving the protein MTGGPTLAVVGATGAVGTVMLRILSERADIWGEIRLIASARSAGRKLTVRGVQVEVTALSEDAFDGVDIALFDVPEEVAAAWAPVAAARGAVVVDRSGAFRADADVPLVVPEVNPHALRSRPRGIVASPGSTTLTMIVALGALHAEYGLRELVVSSYEAASGAGRAGVDALRAQLALVAGTELGTQPGDLRRAVGDAAGPFPEPVALNVVPWAGPPRADGWSARELAVREESRKVLGLAALPVAVTCVQVPVVTTHSMTVHARFQREVAVDGAREILATAPGVVLCDDPAAGEFPTPADVVGTDPTWVGRLRRALDDPAALEFFVCGDNLRKGAALNCVQIAELLAGPADGEEAGAAGRV
- a CDS encoding SigE family RNA polymerase sigma factor; its protein translation is MAEVLELSVAPGGAALRPRPALRPRTSGGMPVIAPMPAARPARIPSQRDGAEETPGAVTAEAAGTTVDHLTETYRAHYRSLLGLAALLLDDTASCEDVVQEAFIRVHSARRRVRDPEKTLAYLRQTVVNLSRSTLRRRILGLKLLSKPMPDAASAEEGAYDQLERRDLIKAMKGLQRRQREVLVLRYFADMTEAQVAETLGISLGSVKAYGSRGIAALRVAMRTPA